acattGAGCGGTGTGTAGTGGGGGAATCTCTGAAGCAACAGGCACTCACTCGGAGATGTGGACGAAGATGTCCTCTCCGCCATTGGATGGCCGGATGAAGCCATGACCCTGCGACCTGCAGAAGTTTTTGCAGACGCCCTTGAAAACAGGTCCTGAAATGGCCCTGGCTGTGCTGTAGGGGAACAGACAGGGGTGTGACCTGACCCATGGGCTCACTTTAAGCCTGACCCTAAAGCACACATAGGCCACAGAAAGCACAAGAGAACATGCAACCCCAAGCTCACAGACACCCcagacacacatttttacagGAAAATGATCTAAGAGGTAATGAGCAAAACATTGAGAGTTGATCTCACTGGGTGAGCCAGTAATCCCAAAACTGGGTGGGACTACcatgtgctgtatgtgctgtcaatcaatgactcacaaaccaaacaaaaggcTCCTTTTGTACTCTCGTTTACAAAACACATGGGCTTCTAGCCCATTCACACACTAGACcagtgtcttaacagatacagattgtggggcccatccatgcgctataacagtgtcttaacaggatgagccacccagcagcctaaCACTGCCAATTCTCATTCTGATTGGGTGAGCCACAACCAACATGTATTGACTGACTCCACCCATTTTGGGAGTTTGAGAAGCCTAGCACCCCCCGGCCCTGCTGTGGTGTACTTACGCAGAGTAGGTGCGTGTGCGCTTGGTGGGTAGGGGGCTGGGCAGATCGCCGAGCAGGTGGTGGGGGCCCTTCTCCCACACGTGGCTGCCCTCCCTCGGgaaggggaaggagaaggagccACTGCGGGGGGACTGCAGCCGGGGCTCGGGGGTGGGGGACACGCTCGGTTCTTCCATCGCCGCGGGGCTACTGCCTTGTGGCTACCGGGGGGTGCCCGTCAGAACCGTTGTGGGGGTTACTCTCAGTACTGTCGTGGGGCCTCACGTCTGTAGCGGCTGAAGTGGTTACAACTGGGTGGTGAACTGGCTGCCTGGACGTCCTTTCAAGAGAATGTGAGCACAGTACTTCCTGTTATACACAGAAAGACAACGGAATCAAGGaaatgaagataaaatggaCAGTGTGCTGTACAGAAGTGTATTTATCACACTATAACAGATGAAGGCACAGGAAACCTATTCTCAGTCTTTTTGCAAtatataattacacaaaaatggtttacaaaaaaagaaaaagtatattttgaaacaaaactgctgttacacataaatataatgTGCATGAATAGCTGGACAGGCAAGGGTAAACTGTCAAGGTTCatgcaaatatttacacaacTCAAATCCAGAGGGAATAACTTGTCAGCCAGGTTTTACAGCATGAAAACATCTAATGGATTCATGCTTATATATCTGAAAGAATACCTAAACGCTTAAAAAACTGACATGTTCACAAGCCTCATCCCAGAGgaatcctttttttccccactgtcacacaaaatgaaatgtgggCTGCCAACATGCAATGGGACTATACAAAACACAACCCCTTTCAAAAATTTGGGTCCAAACCAGCAGATTATCCAGAAATATTCACATAGATGGGGCTGCATATAGAACTAGGTAGGCCAGAACCACCTAGGTGGTTCAGCCAAGATACATGGGTCGGATACTATTCAGGCGGCCATGGGCTACCCGGGCCCACCCATCCCTACGCATTGGTAACCCAGATAGAGGACCCTCGATAACTGAGCAGCCTTATAGCAAGAATGGTAACCTACTGTCTCCGGCATTCACAGAATACCATTTCAAGGGAAGAACAAGGAATAACGTCTAAGTGTGTTTAGCGTGTTTACTGCGATCTCAGGCCTAGTGAATTGCTCATGCGGTGCAGGTTCAACAACATTACTGTCTTCCTCTTTTCGTGGCCACAGAGTACGTGTATGTGCTTTATGTGGTGAACATCGTGAACATATTCGCGTAGGGCATGGCTGGGCCCGCAGGGCAGAGAGAAAGCGCAGCAGTGTGAATACAGATGTCCTCTATTGACAAAAGGGGTCATTTTGCAAGACACGGAGGCAGAGATTTAAGAAATGTGTCATGGAGAGCGCATTTCAAAACATGGTCGACAAGAAACAGAGGGGTTTACAAGTAAAGGGGATATTTTGGTTTACCAACAAACGcgtcttgtatgtttttctaaACTTGCATGTGAAGGAAGCAAGTTCAATCAATGCATCCTCTTACGATCCATTGACTTATTGACAAACAACGAAAAAAGTCATTATATAAAGTGTACATAAATGATCAACACGTTTGGTAAAAATTTAGCGAATGTCGGGTAATGAAATATCACTATGGACTGCAATTATCTGCATAATTAAGCAGATCTTCCTGGACACCCAATCTGGGCACGAGCTGGACAGATAATATTGACATGTAAATAGTACAGGGAAACTATCTACACAGGATGCATTGTGACAACAAAAATTTCCCAAGACTTCGCGTGTTGCAACTCCAGCACTGTGTACAGTGAACTGTTTCAAATTAGTAAGCTTGCACACTTGTGATACATTTACCAGACGCTGGATGGAACTTGAGTTTAGATATAAATCGATAATTCTGTCTTTTATGCCCTTGTGACACAAGAATCGCCTTCCAATTTAAAGTGAACAACATTAAACGATAATAAATAGCGAAAAGCTCGATCCCAGAGGATGTACGCCAACAATACCGTTCGTGTGATTCAAACCATCCCCGCTTTTCTGATTCCAGAAGATTCGCCCTTATCTAAACATATCAATTCCCGTAGATCGAAACTAGCAGAGGCTCTGTAGACAGAGGAATGGTGGAACGAACTGTACCGTCAAAATTGGGCTAGTCAAGAGTACAGTAGGCTATAAGCTTTGATGTCCGCAATGAGGATATGCAAATGCACAGTTGATgccaaaaacaaagcaaaccaaCATGTCgtacataaaattatttaaacgATATGGCAAAAGTACGTAGCCTACTCACCGTAAAATATTACCCGTTCTGTCGAATGACGGAAGTGCATGTCATGCCAGCGCCTGTtatgtaatattaataaatatataactcGAATAAATCCCAGCAGACGAGTGGAATATCCCTATCTTAGGGTCGTGCTGTGTGACTGCACGGGACTCCGCGCAGTCTGTAGCGATTGGGCGAGTGGGTGTGCGTAAAGGCACACACGACTAACGTAAGCGAGGAGAGAAGACGAGGGGGCGAGAGGCTGAATTTGTTGACAGAACGGGACGGATTGCAAGTGCAGTTTGCCCTTTGAAATAAATGCCATAAACAGCGTAAGGTATTAGCATTCCCGAAACATCAGCATGCGTGTTATTACATGAAACACACGCCACATGCccattcatctctctccttcaggTTTTAGGGTTTCAGCGTCCCTTAACAAGGATGTTGTTGTGGCCTCAAATTGCaccaaaaatgataataaaaatccTTCTTGTCATGTGTAACAATctggaaaacaaatatataaatggcaGTACAGATTTAGATGGACGAACAACAACTAGCCAACAGTGCTCCGATTTATTTAAGCCATAGACTGAACTGATTTGATCTGAATGTCTCCTCCACTGTACATCTGTAaacctaatatatatatatatatatatatatatatatatatttacacacacacatatacatacacgcacacaaacacacacagtcaacaaaatgaaagtaaaaaaattaatcacaatcacaaaaattaattcattatacAGCATCAGAAACCTTGCGTTGCCTGTGACCCAAGTAACATACCGATCCACACTTCGGAAGCATAAAAATTCAGGCCGCACCTCAAACTCAATAAATATAATGGATCTTACGCTTACATATACACATCTGGCACAGAGCGTGTTAACAGCCTGTCCACAGCTGCTGAATCAGGACAGAGCATGGAGACCAGCATGCAAGGAGACCCAAagacactgagcacaggcaccACCACGAATCGCTCGCTGGAAACAAAGCTCCTTTATTGTGAACTGGGCAGCAACGTGCCGATAGGCGGCCACAGCAATATTTACAAAGACACAGCACTCTGTGGGACGCCATACGTTCCGCAGGCAGCGTCTGCTCCGCCCAAAATCAGATCAAGCTCAGGCAGTGTTCGCTGTCGTTACAGACAGGCCCTGTGATACTTCTGTGCCCTGGAGATAAGagtgttttctctctcagacacagctCCAGAGGCCCACCCCAGCCCACTGTGCCATCCgttttgggagggaggggggggtacaGAATCGCAGTTCATCTGAATTCCTCACAGGCAGGTCCCGGGGCAGGTCTGGGGGGACGgccctcgtgtgtgtgtgcgtccctGTACCCCCGTCCCACTGCTCTCCGCTTTTTCTCTTTTGTCCTCATCGCTAGCTGTTCCACCAGGACAAGAGTCCCAAGCCTGGCTCACTAATGGAcccctgcagggagagaggggggggaagggggagaaggggggaggaagaaagaaagaaacaaagagagggcaggagagagagcgaataagtttattttcctgaaacttattaacacaatgcaggttgtCATTAACTTTATCTTCCACAGATTGGTTTCGTTTCAGCAACCAGGATTTCATACTCGCGAGTTGTGTGTGGTTAACAGCAGATGTGGCAGACATTATGCGATTGAGTGTGTGAGCAAGTGTGCGAGTCAGTGAGCAAGTGACTGAGTGtgcaagtgagtgagtgagcgtgcgagtgagtgtgtgagcggtTGACTGAGCGTGTGTTCTGTTCTCTTACTATCAGCGTGTACGGAGCCTCTTTCTGACCACTATCCTCGGCCACGGTTGTTCCTGGGGTGTCGGTTGCCGTGACAGCAGGACCAGTCGGGGAGGTGTCCAGAAAGACTTGGTCCATGACGCGGAAGCGGATCTCCTCGCCCTGATCCATGTAGAGGTCGTGGGCCCCCTCGTCTGTCTCATACTCCCAAACCCACACCTGTTCCGTCTCATCGCTGGGAGGAGGTTAAGGACCACACCTGCAGGACCAGTTTTTTATGTGGATGTAAAACTCAGAAAGCAAGTTTTTCTGAAAAGGCCTTTCCTGGAGTCAGGGAATCTTTATTTTCTAGATTTTTTTGTAGTGCCTTTTTACTTCATGCTTCGTggtaagaattttaaaaaggcgTTTGAACAATAAGAAAATGCGGTGATTGATTTAAACATGCTGACTGGAGGATAGGCAGCGAATGACACCTGGTCCCAGGGACTCAAGGAACCCTGAAGACCCCCGGCCAACTGAAGTTCACCCAACATCAGCTGGAAGGAGCCGGTTTGGGCGACACCACTGTGAAATCCTGGTCGGGCTCCAATCATGATGCAGCCCAGATTTCAGGCTGAGATCTCCAGGGCAAAGAGCCCAGCCTATGCTTACTGGCTGAGCCACCCAGGAGCACCTTGCTGACTGTTGGAACAACTGACTGTTCAACTGACAAACTGgccgattgattgattgagtagTAATACACTGTTTGCAGTGATGCAGCCAAATACACACGGAACCCTGTTAgcaaaagacacacacacacacacactttttcagaaGACTGGAAATGTCAAGGATACAATTTTGCTGGCTGCTGCAGAGACTCTGGCggaatgatgatgtcatcgaAGAATCCCAGACTGACTGTAACCCAGAGACCAGAACCATGAACACACCAAGGGCATGTGACAAACTCTGACATTTCCATCAATATGAACAAGGTTATAATAAATGAGAGAGCTTAAGAGGAGTCAACAGATGATTCAGTATTATATGAGCAAATGGTGTTTTCCCCCCTAGTGTTCTATTTAGAAATCTTTTGGCCCTATTTACAGCTTTTAatcccagtttggaatgcccatgAATTCAGGGGAATACAGACTAGCATGCACACCGCTCTCAGGTGTGTTAGACTAGCATGCACATCTCTCCCAGGTGTGTTACAGACTAGCATGCACATCCCTCCCATGTGTGTTACAGACTAGCATGCACATTCCTCCCAGGTGTGTTACAGACTAGCATGCACACCCCTCCCAGGTGTTAGACTAGCATGCACACCCCTCTCAGGTGTGTTACAGACTAGCATGCACACCCCTCCCAGGTGTTTTCCAGACTAGCATGCAGGCCCCTCAAAGTTGCAGACAGttgtgcagtacagacaccACAACAAACAGTccaatggaaaacaaacagtgaGAGAATGCAACCGGTCAGCAGAGGACAAGAATAAACACAACCAAGACAGAGGACAGGACAGCTGACAAATGGCTAGAGGATGAGTCATATGCAAAGTCTGACACAAACAgttcaaacaaacaacacataACATGCAGGAAATACTGCAtaaagacagacaaacagacagacaggtaagTAACAGTGACAGGTAAAGGCACGACAGGTTGAGGTAGGttggcaggcagacagacagacagacagcagactgCCTTACCGTGCACCCCCTCCTGGCTGCAGTACTTAATCTTCCCCACCAGGATCTCGTCCAGGAAAGGATGGAACACCACATACCTGAAGTGCACTGAAAGGACAGACTGTCACTCACCAGGCCTTTCCCTGCACATACcacagggagagagcagcactgACCTCAGGGCAGCTGGAGCGCCTGCTCATTACTGACAGCCAATGACTGGCAAACGTGCCTCAgacattttacacagaaaaacaaggTGTTTTTTAATCATGGCTACTGATTACAGTATCATTACCATTTCACCACTTTTCAAGACAAGATgcctgaacagaacagaacagtgcGGTGTCCACTGTGCACAAAAAGAACTCCCTATTAAAGCACAACTCTCAAAAGTGTTGAACAAGATAAGtaacaaatgtgttccaatTCCTATGCCGAAAAAGATATTAGAGAACAATATAATATACAGTTCACTTACCTTGAACCCGTCACATAgtttcaaaaagtaaaattaatttttaatccaAATGGCTACAGAATTACATTACTGAGCATGAGTATATTATTGCCAGTTTTCAAAATATGAGTGTCCATGCTGGGCATTTAAAAGACCAGTAGGTTTATGGTTGAGGGAAAACTGTAACAGGATGTCCCAGTTTTCTTCCCATACCTTTAGTGTGTGAGGCGCCATCACCTGGGAATATATACGAGTCCTCtagtttggtgatgtcatacagacagatgcacagacCTACGTTGTAGACTACCTGCAGGATAAGTACATTGGAAGACAAAGACAGAGCAGGACGTGAGCAAGATATGACCATGAGGACAATGGAAGCGCTGTCCATTTTCTTTAAGTTAATAACTTTCAACATTGATCCGCGGCATCTAAAATCCAGCTAAGTATGACGCATATTTGTCTGCTGTCACAGAgaatatttacagtacacaaCAACCCCTCACCTTGTTAGCCAactttttgtttaattcttcAGCAATGGCCTCGTTGAGTTGTCGCTGAAACTGCCACGGAGGAATCCTCACCGTGTCCACCATCTCCACTACAACGAACATCCTGACAGCAGGGGAAGAAATCAGATAGGACAGCTAACATACCAATCCATGAAAATGTGCTTAGACTTATTATTAATTGCGTTTAGTCAAATGTCAAAACTGTGAGATACTGGTATTGGAACTAGG
This genomic window from Anguilla rostrata isolate EN2019 chromosome 17, ASM1855537v3, whole genome shotgun sequence contains:
- the polr3h gene encoding DNA-directed RNA polymerase III subunit RPC8; this encodes MFVVVEMVDTVRIPPWQFQRQLNEAIAEELNKKLANKVVYNVGLCICLYDITKLEDSYIFPGDGASHTKVHFRYVVFHPFLDEILVGKIKYCSQEGVHVSLGFFDDIIIPPESLQQPAKFDETEQVWVWEYETDEGAHDLYMDQGEEIRFRVMDQVFLDTSPTGPAVTATDTPGTTVAEDSGQKEAPYTLIGSISEPGLGLLSWWNS
- the LOC135243100 gene encoding cold shock domain-containing protein C2-like; protein product: MEEPSVSPTPEPRLQSPRSGSFSFPFPREGSHVWEKGPHHLLGDLPSPLPTKRTRTYSATARAISGPVFKGVCKNFCRSQGHGFIRPSNGGEDIFVHISDIEGEYVPVEGDEVTYKVCPIPPKNLKMQAVEVIITHLNPGTKHETWSGEIMRS